The following proteins are encoded in a genomic region of Gemmatimonadaceae bacterium:
- a CDS encoding TIGR03790 family protein, with the protein MLAVLVWLLAACEAPHQTGKPAPQSGAERTLVVINRRSPASDTVGRYYIAQRRIPPENVVTIDVPVGDEIGEIDFQTGIVRPVRAVIESLPHRVDFILLTTGVPIRVARKNGYSVDALLAGMNLPIPPMVGLDTAWIRQYRNPYYNARGPFNSDAYGMFLVTRLDCDVVANCLALVDRATAARSVGGPFYFDAAPLRRGNDGYAEMNARLYAAAFGVRLLGYVSQIDSSERFVAPAGPVMGYVSWGSNDSHFDSTAYHAVRFLPGALAETFVSTSARTFGPVTGGQSRIVDLIAQGVTGVKGYVSEPYTYALAKPEILFDRYLRGATLAEAFYAASPMILWKDLIIGDPLCAPYGPGAAVP; encoded by the coding sequence GTGCTCGCGGTGCTGGTGTGGCTGCTCGCCGCGTGCGAAGCACCACACCAAACCGGCAAACCGGCGCCGCAGAGCGGCGCCGAGCGCACCCTGGTCGTGATCAACCGCCGCAGCCCGGCGAGCGACACGGTGGGGCGCTACTACATCGCGCAGCGGCGTATTCCTCCCGAAAATGTCGTGACGATCGACGTGCCGGTCGGCGACGAGATTGGCGAGATCGACTTTCAGACGGGGATCGTGCGCCCGGTGCGCGCGGTGATCGAGTCGCTGCCACATCGGGTGGACTTCATCCTGCTCACCACCGGTGTCCCCATTCGCGTGGCGCGCAAGAACGGCTACAGTGTGGATGCGCTGCTGGCAGGGATGAATCTCCCGATCCCGCCCATGGTGGGGCTCGATACGGCGTGGATCCGGCAGTATCGCAATCCGTACTACAACGCGCGCGGCCCGTTCAACAGCGACGCGTACGGCATGTTCCTCGTGACGCGTCTCGACTGTGATGTCGTGGCCAATTGTCTCGCGTTGGTCGATCGGGCCACCGCGGCCCGGTCGGTGGGCGGGCCCTTCTACTTCGATGCGGCCCCGCTGCGACGCGGAAACGATGGCTACGCCGAGATGAACGCGCGGCTCTACGCCGCCGCATTCGGTGTACGCTTGCTGGGCTACGTCTCGCAGATCGACTCGAGCGAACGCTTTGTGGCCCCCGCCGGACCGGTCATGGGCTACGTGAGCTGGGGGAGCAACGACAGCCACTTCGACAGCACGGCCTATCACGCCGTGCGTTTCCTCCCCGGGGCGCTCGCCGAAACGTTTGTCTCCACCAGCGCGCGGACCTTTGGCCCGGTCACCGGTGGCCAGAGCCGCATCGTGGATCTCATCGCGCAGGGCGTGACCGGTGTGAAGGGCTATGTGAGCGAGCCGTATACCTACGCGCTCGCGAAGCCGGAGATCCTCTTCGACCGCTACCTTCGCGGGGCGACGCTCGCCGAGGCGTTCTACGCGGCGTCGCCGATGATTCTCTGGAAGGACCTGATCATCGGCGACCCGCTCTGTGCCCCCTACGGACCGGGCGCAGCGGTGCCGTAG
- a CDS encoding sulfite exporter TauE/SafE family protein, whose protein sequence is MPDIRTLLLTAILVLATLFVVRWGQAIRAAATPVRWPTPVQLAIGFLVSFFDTLGIGSLATTTTAFRALRMVPDERLPGTMIVGLTLGVVAQAVIFISKIQIDSTLLLSMIATALAGGWLGAGVVSRLPRRPIQLGMGVGLLLAALFMTIAQLNKMPVGGTALALSGSALWLALGVNFVLGALIMLGIGNYGPTFVLLSALGMDPRAAFPIMMGSGAFAALLGCLAFVKRRNQVDQPALGLAIGGIPGVLVAALLVTSLPIELLRWLVIAVVVYAALTMLRAAVRPVAAVTAPMPEVTT, encoded by the coding sequence ATGCCCGACATTCGCACGCTCCTGCTCACCGCGATCCTCGTCCTCGCGACGCTCTTTGTGGTGCGCTGGGGGCAGGCGATACGTGCGGCCGCGACGCCCGTTCGGTGGCCGACGCCGGTACAGCTGGCCATTGGCTTTCTGGTCAGCTTCTTCGACACGCTGGGGATCGGGTCACTGGCCACGACCACCACGGCGTTCCGTGCGCTGCGCATGGTGCCGGATGAGCGCCTGCCCGGCACGATGATCGTCGGGCTGACCCTCGGCGTGGTCGCGCAGGCGGTCATCTTCATCTCGAAGATTCAGATCGACAGCACGCTGCTGCTGTCGATGATCGCCACGGCGCTCGCCGGGGGCTGGTTGGGGGCCGGCGTGGTCTCGCGATTGCCGCGACGCCCCATCCAGCTCGGCATGGGCGTCGGGTTGCTCCTGGCGGCGCTCTTCATGACGATCGCGCAGCTCAACAAGATGCCCGTCGGAGGGACGGCGCTCGCGCTGAGTGGCTCGGCCCTCTGGCTCGCGCTCGGCGTGAACTTCGTGCTCGGTGCGCTGATCATGCTGGGCATCGGCAACTACGGCCCCACGTTCGTGTTGCTCAGTGCGCTTGGCATGGACCCGCGCGCGGCCTTTCCCATCATGATGGGCAGTGGTGCCTTTGCCGCATTGCTGGGCTGTCTCGCCTTCGTGAAGCGGCGCAATCAGGTGGATCAGCCGGCGTTGGGGCTCGCGATTGGCGGGATCCCCGGTGTGTTGGTTGCGGCGCTGCTGGTGACGTCGCTCCCGATCGAGCTGCTCCGCTGGCTGGTGATTGCGGTGGTGGTGTATGCGGCGCTCACCATGCTGCGGGCCGCGGTTCGCCCCGTCGCGGCCGTGACCGCGCCGATGCCCGAGGTCACGACCTGA
- a CDS encoding response regulator, with the protein MPISRFHDVADWLPDQLLLVHPDGEILAANRAAYRALGWRMQARPAQSLMDLVEGDHERLRRYLHACAGSREPHPGQLRFRLASGRVEAFQVHCGVQTPRQGESSAKLLMRLIPKSTSDVHYAALNQRIAQLDREIRRRREAEAERQRLESQLMQAQKLESLGVLAGGIAHDFNNILTSILGYCDLALLECASDSEASRMVREAANGARQAAELTRQMLAYSGRGQFVTGPVVLSELVESIARLLDVSISKKCVLRLDLMPNQPACIADSSQLRQVVMNLIINASEAIGDRSGIISVTTGAVWCEREYLAESFVDEGLQEGLYVTLEVSDTGAGMSPETRARIFDPFFTTKFTGRGLGLAAVLGIVRGHGGAIRVYSEAGRGSTFKLLFPAAERATTVRDVPAFVPRPGPGAMALVVEDEESVRAVASAMLRQMGFEVRSAPDGRAALTLFQEYHDRDPLVLMDLTMPHLDGRATVRELHRDWPHARIILMSGYSEAAALDGLVGKGVLGFVQKPFQFEELAVVIARALTVST; encoded by the coding sequence GTGCCGATCAGCCGTTTTCACGACGTAGCCGATTGGCTGCCGGATCAGCTGTTGCTCGTGCATCCGGATGGCGAGATCCTCGCCGCGAATCGCGCCGCGTACCGCGCCCTCGGGTGGCGGATGCAGGCCAGGCCGGCCCAATCGCTGATGGACCTGGTCGAGGGTGATCACGAGCGTCTGCGTCGGTACTTGCACGCCTGTGCCGGGTCCCGGGAGCCCCATCCCGGACAACTTCGATTTCGGCTGGCATCGGGGCGCGTGGAGGCGTTTCAGGTGCACTGCGGGGTGCAGACGCCACGTCAGGGTGAGTCGTCGGCGAAGCTCCTGATGCGCCTGATCCCGAAGAGCACCTCCGATGTCCACTATGCGGCGCTCAATCAGCGCATTGCGCAGCTGGACCGGGAGATCCGCCGGCGGCGTGAGGCGGAAGCCGAGCGGCAACGACTCGAGTCGCAGTTGATGCAGGCGCAAAAGCTGGAGAGTCTCGGCGTACTCGCCGGCGGCATTGCGCACGACTTCAACAACATCCTGACGAGTATTCTGGGCTACTGCGACCTCGCCCTGCTGGAGTGCGCGTCCGATTCCGAAGCGTCGCGCATGGTCCGGGAGGCCGCCAATGGTGCCCGGCAGGCCGCCGAACTGACGCGGCAGATGCTGGCCTACTCGGGGCGTGGTCAGTTCGTGACGGGGCCCGTGGTGTTGTCGGAACTCGTGGAGAGCATTGCCCGATTGCTCGACGTGTCGATCTCCAAGAAGTGCGTGCTTCGGTTGGATCTCATGCCGAACCAGCCGGCCTGTATCGCTGACAGCTCGCAACTCCGTCAGGTTGTGATGAACCTGATCATCAACGCGTCGGAAGCCATCGGCGATCGCAGCGGCATCATCTCGGTGACCACCGGCGCGGTCTGGTGTGAGCGCGAGTATCTCGCCGAGAGCTTCGTGGATGAGGGGTTGCAGGAAGGGCTGTACGTGACGCTGGAGGTGTCGGACACGGGCGCGGGGATGTCGCCCGAGACGCGCGCCCGCATCTTCGATCCCTTCTTCACCACCAAGTTCACGGGGCGCGGGCTCGGGCTGGCCGCCGTCCTGGGCATCGTCCGTGGTCACGGCGGGGCCATTCGCGTCTATAGCGAGGCCGGTCGAGGCTCCACCTTCAAGCTCCTCTTTCCCGCGGCTGAGCGGGCGACGACGGTGCGCGATGTGCCCGCGTTTGTGCCGCGTCCGGGGCCGGGAGCCATGGCGCTGGTCGTCGAAGACGAGGAGAGCGTGCGCGCGGTGGCCAGCGCCATGCTGCGCCAGATGGGCTTCGAGGTCCGCTCGGCGCCTGACGGACGGGCGGCCCTCACCCTGTTCCAGGAGTACCACGATCGGGACCCCCTGGTGCTGATGGATCTCACGATGCCGCACCTGGACGGTCGCGCCACGGTTCGAGAGTTGCACCGTGACTGGCCGCACGCCCGCATCATCCTGATGAGCGGCTACTCGGAAGCCGCCGCGCTCGACGGCCTGGTGGGGAAGGGTGTCCTGGGGTTTGTGCAGAAACCCTTCCAGTTCGAGGAGCTAGCCGTCGTGATCGCTCGGGCATTGACGGTGTCGACCTAG
- a CDS encoding methanogen output domain 1-containing protein, with protein MLRELAGVLEEVVGLDQAEGLVSVVGQRLADEINAGYRDGLATATLDEAQVAEVLVDLKRRIGGGFSIEARDSRRIVLRNTACPFGAAVIGRPALCMMTSNVFGGIVAENLGYARVVLESTIANGDGGCHVVVELQPPDAEGSLTGREYFAR; from the coding sequence GTGCTTCGTGAACTTGCGGGCGTCCTCGAGGAAGTCGTCGGTCTCGATCAGGCGGAAGGTCTGGTCAGCGTCGTGGGGCAGCGTCTCGCCGATGAGATCAATGCGGGGTACCGCGACGGGCTCGCTACCGCCACACTGGACGAGGCGCAGGTGGCGGAGGTCCTCGTCGATCTCAAACGGCGCATTGGCGGCGGATTCAGTATCGAGGCACGCGATAGCCGTCGTATCGTGCTACGCAATACGGCGTGTCCCTTTGGCGCCGCGGTCATCGGGCGGCCGGCCCTGTGCATGATGACCTCCAACGTCTTCGGCGGGATTGTCGCCGAGAATCTCGGGTATGCGCGCGTCGTGCTCGAGTCCACCATCGCGAATGGTGACGGGGGCTGCCACGTGGTGGTGGAGCTCCAGCCGCCGGACGCTGAGGGATCGCTCACCGGCCGCGAATACTTCGCCCGCTAA
- a CDS encoding CRTAC1 family protein, which yields MVTTTLALTGCGSASAEDDRDSADVRGTTAMTDSLTRLASAALAAPERNPFLNRARAEKLATMLRESGTMGSDLEGRYMLAQEYVLAGQSKEAIGLLEMLAAQVGASVHTINAQNRPLIELLAIANLRFGEQENCLDGTAANACILPLEGGAQHKKTEGARKSVALYSALTRAYPDDLGDRWLLNIAWMALGGYPDSIPAPLRIPGLAPTAAQRAAFPLFRNIGGQLGVAENGLSGGLAIADYNGDGLLDLFATAWGIRDPLQLYVANGRGSYGDQVALSGVRGITGGLNVSHADYDNDGRTDIYIMRGAWLADATMQPSSLLRGTGPGTFADVTIPAGLYRVAPTPTAVWGDFNRDGWVDLFVGHESDRAKGGRSHPSELWMNNRNGTFTEVAKTVGVNVDAFVKGAAWGDVNNDGFPDLYVSILGEPNKLFVNTGGRFEERAAAAGVARPVQSFSTWFWDYDQDGWEDLLVLSYDIGNGQALHDGVAREFVQRAGRPAIAGDSLPMSVESSRLYRNNHDGTFIDVTRAMGLADKVIFAMGSAYGDLDNDGWLDFYVGTGNPDLRSVIPNRMFRSVQGRAFEEVSLAGGFAHIQKGHAATFADLDRDGDEDIYMVMGGAYEGDVYQNVLFENPGWPGRHWVTLDLEGTTANRAAIGARVTLFTTQAGGTPRVLHRTVGSGSSFGSGTLQLHVGLDRATTLDSLRIVWPDAKGTTTTHAALALDASYRVVQGKAPERLTRPPVPFVAAAAPHAMPMPERR from the coding sequence ATGGTCACCACCACTCTCGCGCTGACCGGCTGCGGCTCCGCCAGCGCCGAAGACGATCGCGACTCGGCGGATGTGCGCGGGACGACCGCGATGACCGACAGCCTCACGCGCCTCGCCAGCGCCGCGCTGGCCGCGCCCGAGCGCAACCCGTTCCTCAACCGCGCGCGCGCCGAGAAGCTGGCCACGATGCTGCGCGAGAGCGGCACCATGGGGAGCGATCTCGAGGGGCGCTATATGCTCGCGCAGGAGTACGTGCTCGCGGGGCAGTCGAAGGAGGCGATTGGCCTGCTCGAGATGCTCGCGGCGCAGGTGGGCGCGAGCGTGCACACAATCAACGCGCAGAATCGACCACTGATCGAACTGCTCGCCATCGCGAATCTGCGCTTCGGCGAGCAGGAGAACTGTCTCGATGGCACCGCCGCCAATGCGTGCATCCTCCCGCTCGAGGGCGGGGCGCAGCACAAGAAGACTGAAGGCGCCCGCAAGTCGGTAGCCCTCTATTCAGCGCTGACGCGCGCGTATCCCGACGACCTCGGCGATCGGTGGCTGCTCAACATCGCGTGGATGGCGCTGGGCGGATATCCCGACAGCATCCCGGCGCCGCTGCGCATTCCCGGGCTCGCACCGACGGCCGCGCAGCGCGCCGCGTTTCCGCTCTTTCGCAACATCGGTGGCCAGCTCGGTGTGGCGGAGAACGGGCTGTCGGGCGGGCTCGCCATTGCGGACTACAATGGCGATGGCCTGCTGGACCTCTTCGCCACCGCCTGGGGGATTCGCGACCCGCTGCAACTGTATGTCGCCAACGGCCGCGGGAGCTATGGCGATCAGGTCGCGTTGAGTGGCGTGCGCGGCATCACGGGTGGGCTCAACGTGTCGCATGCCGACTACGACAACGACGGCCGCACCGACATCTACATCATGCGTGGCGCGTGGCTCGCCGATGCGACGATGCAGCCCAGTTCACTCCTGCGCGGCACGGGGCCGGGGACGTTCGCCGATGTGACGATCCCCGCCGGGCTGTATCGCGTGGCGCCCACGCCGACAGCCGTCTGGGGCGACTTCAATCGCGATGGCTGGGTCGATCTGTTCGTGGGGCATGAATCGGATCGCGCGAAGGGCGGGCGATCGCACCCGAGCGAACTCTGGATGAACAATCGGAACGGCACGTTCACCGAGGTCGCGAAGACGGTTGGGGTGAACGTGGACGCCTTTGTGAAGGGCGCCGCCTGGGGCGATGTGAACAACGACGGCTTCCCCGATCTCTACGTGTCCATCCTGGGCGAACCCAACAAGCTGTTCGTCAACACCGGCGGTCGCTTCGAAGAGCGCGCGGCGGCGGCCGGTGTCGCGCGCCCCGTGCAGAGCTTCTCCACCTGGTTCTGGGACTACGACCAGGATGGCTGGGAGGATCTCCTGGTGCTGAGCTATGACATCGGCAACGGGCAGGCGCTGCACGATGGCGTGGCGCGGGAGTTCGTGCAGCGCGCCGGGCGCCCGGCGATCGCCGGAGATTCGCTGCCGATGTCGGTCGAGAGTTCGCGCCTCTATCGCAACAATCACGATGGCACGTTCATCGACGTGACGCGCGCGATGGGGCTCGCCGACAAGGTGATCTTTGCGATGGGCAGCGCCTATGGCGATCTCGATAACGACGGCTGGCTCGACTTCTACGTCGGCACCGGCAATCCCGATCTCCGGTCGGTGATTCCCAATCGCATGTTCCGCAGCGTGCAGGGGCGCGCCTTCGAGGAGGTTTCGCTCGCCGGCGGCTTTGCGCATATCCAGAAGGGGCACGCGGCCACCTTTGCCGATCTCGATCGCGACGGCGACGAGGACATCTACATGGTCATGGGCGGCGCCTACGAGGGCGACGTTTATCAGAACGTCCTGTTCGAGAACCCCGGCTGGCCCGGGCGGCATTGGGTGACGCTCGACCTCGAGGGCACCACGGCCAATCGCGCCGCGATTGGCGCGCGGGTCACGCTATTCACAACGCAGGCGGGCGGGACACCGCGCGTCCTCCATCGCACCGTGGGCAGCGGCAGCTCGTTCGGCAGCGGCACGCTGCAGCTCCACGTGGGGCTCGATCGCGCCACCACGCTCGACTCGCTGCGCATCGTGTGGCCCGATGCGAAGGGCACGACCACCACGCATGCGGCGCTGGCCCTCGATGCGAGCTATCGCGTGGTGCAGGGGAAGGCGCCGGAGCGGTTGACGCGGCCGCCGGTGCCCTTTGTGGCCGCTGCGGCGCCGCACGCCATGCCGATGCCCGAGCGCCGCTGA
- a CDS encoding VOC family protein: MRLPHRLLLASLVTLAAESLPAGSLAAQGRCIRAYGTPACNTDSIPAVFAKTGWRTTALDHIRFKVADPATEAAFYTALMGWRVRSETPQQVVMDMGDWGSAIFVRTPVDSFPAPAAGRGNRAPTRALVDGLAFDIEPWNAKAVEAALTARGLKPVAVKNGAYEAYRITEPDGFAITLGNGKGLTAQRAAAKAKGTPSAPLPFAATGWNTVWLDHLSFGATNYKKSVSFFVNLLGWGPTYDEGSQNELMIGDVGDIIVRGGNPLDPEFGKGPGRRGGAIDHISFGISPWDTDAVKDALTTRGLPSRVDTSDGMEIHAAQYKSYHTTTPNGFDLQISYNTHDTRLNLAIAVNPRRPGNK; the protein is encoded by the coding sequence ATGCGCCTGCCGCACCGCTTGCTCCTCGCGTCACTCGTGACGCTCGCTGCTGAATCCCTCCCCGCTGGATCGCTCGCCGCTCAAGGCCGCTGCATCCGCGCGTACGGGACGCCCGCCTGCAACACCGATTCAATTCCCGCGGTGTTCGCCAAGACGGGCTGGCGCACCACGGCGCTGGATCATATCCGCTTCAAGGTCGCCGATCCGGCCACCGAAGCCGCGTTCTACACCGCGCTCATGGGCTGGCGGGTGCGCAGCGAAACGCCGCAGCAGGTCGTGATGGACATGGGCGACTGGGGGAGTGCGATCTTCGTGCGCACGCCGGTCGACTCGTTCCCCGCGCCCGCCGCCGGTCGCGGCAATCGGGCCCCCACGCGTGCGCTCGTCGATGGGCTCGCGTTCGACATCGAGCCGTGGAACGCCAAGGCGGTCGAAGCCGCGCTCACCGCGCGCGGGCTCAAGCCCGTGGCCGTCAAGAACGGCGCGTACGAGGCATACCGCATCACCGAACCCGATGGCTTCGCCATCACGCTCGGCAACGGCAAAGGGCTCACCGCGCAACGCGCCGCCGCCAAGGCGAAGGGTACCCCCAGTGCGCCGCTCCCCTTCGCGGCGACCGGCTGGAACACCGTGTGGCTCGATCACCTGAGCTTTGGCGCGACGAACTACAAGAAGAGCGTGAGCTTCTTCGTGAACCTGCTCGGCTGGGGACCGACGTACGACGAAGGGAGCCAGAACGAACTCATGATCGGCGATGTGGGGGACATCATCGTGCGCGGTGGCAACCCACTAGACCCCGAGTTCGGCAAGGGGCCCGGGCGTCGCGGCGGCGCGATCGATCACATCTCGTTCGGGATCTCGCCGTGGGATACCGACGCGGTGAAGGACGCGCTCACGACGCGTGGGCTCCCCAGTCGTGTCGATACCAGTGACGGCATGGAGATCCATGCGGCGCAGTACAAGAGCTATCACACGACGACGCCGAACGGCTTCGATCTGCAGATCAGCTACAACACGCACGATACGCGGCTCAACCTGGCGATCGCCGTGAACCCGCGCCGGCCCGGAAACAAGTAA
- a CDS encoding S41 family peptidase — MSTRLRLLARRATILVATALTVALVTGGVRTAARTRGGAQLLDQVLSLVALRHVDARAADSLYEAAARGLVRELGDPYSELLTPADRAAFLRSTAGRYSGVGMLLTPPVDGFVMVDKVYPNTPAAARGVREGDRLTAIDGIPIRNWSVDRVQAKLLGETGTAVQVQFQRAGVTAPITHRFARAEVHVSSVPFAMMLGDGVGYVPVTQFGEQTAADVARAVQSLQRQGANGLVLDLRGNPGGIVGEAFSLANLFLPAGEVLLTVKQRTGDEVLRAEQAPLAPSMPLAVLVDGGSASASEIVAGALQDYDRALVLGTTSYGKGLVQSVFELDGGYALKLTTGRWFTPSGRSIQKPRRFDGNGRYVEITPDSLETPAARRARPTFASRGGRTLYGGGAITPDVILSADTITTAEQRLRQALAPHYGKYFAALTAVAEQQRGVVRSDFAVQPAWRAAVLTRLAKDSVTLDPALVQAGASEIDRALEERIGRLVFGDSTVLRHQLRYDTQLSTAHALVRGKATQMAVFDAASGRGGADHG, encoded by the coding sequence ATGTCCACGCGGCTTCGCCTGCTCGCGCGACGCGCCACGATCCTCGTGGCCACGGCGCTTACCGTCGCCCTCGTCACTGGCGGGGTGCGCACCGCGGCGCGCACCCGCGGGGGCGCCCAGCTGCTCGATCAGGTGCTCTCCCTGGTGGCGCTGCGCCATGTGGATGCCCGTGCCGCCGATTCGCTGTACGAGGCGGCCGCGCGTGGCCTCGTGCGAGAACTCGGCGATCCATACAGCGAACTGCTCACCCCCGCCGATCGCGCCGCCTTCTTGCGCAGTACCGCCGGGCGCTACTCGGGTGTCGGCATGCTGCTCACCCCGCCGGTCGACGGCTTTGTGATGGTGGACAAGGTCTATCCGAACACGCCCGCCGCGGCGCGCGGCGTGCGCGAGGGCGATCGCCTGACCGCCATCGACGGCATCCCGATCCGCAACTGGAGTGTGGATCGCGTGCAAGCCAAGCTGCTCGGCGAAACCGGCACGGCGGTGCAGGTGCAGTTTCAGCGCGCCGGGGTGACGGCCCCCATCACGCATCGCTTCGCCCGCGCCGAGGTCCACGTGTCATCCGTGCCCTTCGCGATGATGCTGGGTGATGGCGTCGGGTACGTGCCGGTCACGCAGTTCGGTGAGCAGACCGCAGCGGATGTCGCGCGCGCGGTGCAGTCGCTCCAGCGACAGGGCGCGAACGGGCTCGTGCTCGACCTGCGCGGCAATCCGGGCGGGATTGTGGGCGAGGCCTTCTCGCTGGCGAACCTCTTCCTGCCGGCGGGCGAGGTGCTGCTGACGGTGAAGCAGCGCACCGGCGATGAGGTGCTGCGCGCCGAGCAGGCACCGTTGGCGCCGTCGATGCCGCTGGCGGTGCTGGTGGATGGCGGGTCGGCCTCGGCATCGGAGATCGTCGCCGGTGCGTTGCAGGACTACGACCGCGCGCTGGTGCTTGGCACCACGTCCTACGGCAAAGGGCTGGTGCAGTCGGTGTTCGAACTCGATGGCGGCTACGCTCTCAAGCTCACCACCGGGCGCTGGTTCACGCCGTCGGGCCGGAGCATTCAGAAGCCGCGGCGCTTCGATGGGAACGGGCGCTACGTGGAGATCACCCCGGATTCTCTGGAGACGCCGGCGGCGCGCCGCGCTCGCCCCACGTTCGCGAGTCGCGGGGGGCGCACGCTGTACGGCGGTGGCGCCATCACGCCGGACGTGATTCTCTCGGCGGATACGATCACCACGGCCGAGCAGCGGCTGCGACAGGCGCTGGCCCCGCACTACGGGAAGTACTTTGCGGCGCTCACGGCGGTAGCTGAGCAGCAGCGCGGTGTGGTGCGCAGCGATTTTGCCGTCCAGCCGGCTTGGCGCGCGGCCGTGCTGACGCGATTGGCCAAGGACTCGGTCACACTCGATCCCGCGCTGGTCCAGGCCGGGGCGAGCGAAATCGATCGCGCGCTCGAAGAGCGGATCGGCCGGTTGGTCTTTGGCGATTCGACGGTCCTGCGGCATCAGCTGCGCTACGACACGCAATTGAGCACGGCGCATGCGCTGGTCCGCGGGAAGGCGACGCAGATGGCGGTGTTCGACGCGGCGTCGGGGCGCGGGGGCGCGGACCACGGCTGA
- a CDS encoding carbohydrate porin, translated as MSSSSPTPSPKSAGLALALVGVAVVALMATRAAVVKTPTLSAATRPAPAAAFATASAAPSAAPSAATSVAPTAPEPAASATVTTATTPVTAPPRAFAATPAASAPVATAPAATVPTLDAPQATESAVSTRAAAAVPAVIAVAPSLVDASAKATTAAWPPAGGVPTAGPGIALSQLRLPGLTTEFTDISDMSGGTSGMSAAHGARTHTIVNATLDLEQFAGWKGATLFAQHKMKQGANGSGAAGLMQHHSNIDADDFRAAGEIWLEQRLFNDVLRLKAGRLDFNTEFAGTDNGGSFLNASMGYTPAIAAAPTFPLPINAFNVIVSPREHSRFSLGAFDGRDGAPAMAGSSSRFYIGQFSQGWSRGDGRAFDGRVSLGSWRHTGMFSAADADADAEPTVRGTGGWYGTMDLTLWRGAASDSGADDAPSAAMFFQVGRGNPRISAVDVHQGLGLVTSGLVPHRQSDAIGFGVTHASWSGGRETIGEAFCQAPLGSHVTLVADLQRVNHFDSFGQRNGFIPNLRTIVKF; from the coding sequence ATGTCCTCCTCTTCTCCTACGCCCTCACCAAAATCCGCCGGGCTGGCGCTCGCGTTGGTCGGTGTCGCGGTCGTCGCTCTGATGGCCACGCGCGCCGCCGTCGTGAAGACGCCCACGCTGTCGGCCGCGACGCGTCCCGCCCCGGCGGCCGCGTTCGCGACGGCATCGGCGGCGCCGAGTGCGGCACCGAGTGCGGCGACGAGTGTGGCGCCGACGGCGCCCGAGCCTGCCGCATCCGCGACGGTGACGACCGCGACCACGCCGGTGACGGCGCCGCCCCGCGCCTTCGCGGCAACGCCCGCCGCGAGCGCCCCCGTCGCCACCGCGCCCGCCGCGACCGTGCCAACACTCGACGCGCCACAAGCGACGGAAAGTGCGGTGAGCACCCGCGCGGCTGCTGCGGTGCCGGCCGTGATTGCCGTGGCGCCATCGCTCGTTGACGCCAGCGCGAAGGCGACGACCGCCGCGTGGCCGCCGGCTGGTGGCGTGCCCACGGCCGGCCCGGGCATCGCGCTGTCGCAGCTCCGCCTGCCGGGGCTCACCACCGAGTTCACCGACATCTCCGATATGTCGGGGGGCACGAGCGGCATGAGCGCGGCGCACGGCGCCCGTACGCATACCATCGTGAACGCGACGCTCGACTTGGAGCAGTTCGCCGGGTGGAAGGGCGCCACGCTCTTTGCCCAGCACAAGATGAAGCAGGGCGCCAACGGCTCCGGCGCCGCGGGGCTGATGCAGCACCATTCGAATATCGATGCCGACGACTTCCGCGCGGCCGGCGAGATCTGGCTCGAGCAGCGCCTCTTCAACGACGTGCTGCGCCTCAAAGCCGGTCGCCTCGACTTCAACACCGAATTTGCCGGCACCGACAACGGCGGGTCGTTCCTCAACGCGTCGATGGGCTACACGCCCGCCATCGCCGCGGCGCCCACGTTCCCGCTGCCGATCAATGCGTTCAACGTGATCGTCTCGCCGCGCGAACACAGCCGCTTCAGCCTCGGCGCCTTCGACGGCCGCGATGGCGCCCCCGCCATGGCCGGGTCGTCGTCGCGCTTCTACATCGGGCAGTTCAGCCAGGGCTGGTCACGCGGCGATGGCCGGGCGTTCGACGGGCGCGTATCACTGGGCTCCTGGCGCCACACCGGCATGTTCTCCGCCGCCGACGCTGATGCGGACGCGGAGCCCACCGTGCGTGGCACGGGCGGCTGGTATGGCACGATGGACCTCACGCTGTGGCGCGGCGCCGCCAGCGACAGCGGTGCCGATGATGCGCCGTCGGCGGCCATGTTCTTCCAGGTTGGCCGCGGCAATCCGCGCATCTCCGCCGTGGACGTGCATCAGGGGCTCGGGCTCGTGACGAGCGGCCTCGTGCCGCACCGTCAGAGCGACGCGATCGGCTTCGGCGTCACCCATGCGTCGTGGAGCGGCGGTCGGGAGACGATCGGTGAAGCGTTCTGTCAGGCGCCGTTGGGGTCGCACGTCACGTTGGTGGCCGACCTGCAGCGGGTGAATCACTTCGACAGCTTTGGCCAGCGCAACGGCTTCATCCCCAACCTGCGCACGATCGTGAAGTTCTGA